The following nucleotide sequence is from Synchiropus splendidus isolate RoL2022-P1 chromosome 14, RoL_Sspl_1.0, whole genome shotgun sequence.
agtctGGTTTTACGCAAATAATTTGTGTTGTTTGGATCAATTATTTATGTCtgtcattcataaaaaaaaactccttgcCCTAattttaatatgaaatatgaaactgtTCTTCTAGCGTTTTAACGATGTATCGAATAATAGAAAGATGAACATAAAACAAAGAAGCACCTTATCAATTGATAATAAATTATTAATGCAAAAGTCCTGAGTGATTCTTAAATTACTTTAGCGGTTGCCAAGTGTGCTCCTAAAAAATACTCTGGACTCATGTGATATCTTCAATTGACAGACTGAAATAGTATTTGATAAAGAAAATGGGACGTGTTTCCCAAGCACTTTTTTATGTAAACTATGAACTGTAACACACCGTGTGACACCGAAaccaatattatatataaaataattcgactcgaccggaataaggtggtttgctctctccgggtcggtggagagttcttgccccaagtggtggagtttaagtatctcgagGTCTTGTtttcgagtgagggaaaaggggaccgtgagattgatagacaggttggtgcagcggcagcagtgatgaggGAGGAtgaggtgaagagggagctgagtcacaagacgaagctctggatttaccgatcgatctacgttcccactctcacctatggtcacgagctttgggtaatgaccgaaaggatgagatcgcggatacaagcggctgagatgagtttcctccacagggtgtctgggcgcacccttagagatagggtgaggagttcggtcatccgagaggagctcggggtggagccgctgctcctccacatccagaggaaccagctgaggtggctcgggcatctgatccggatgccccctggacgcctccctgggggggtgttccgggcatgtcctaccgggaggagaccccggggaagacccaggagtCGCTGgggagattatgtctccggtctggcctgggaacgcctcgggatcccccgggaagagctggaggaggtttgtgcagatcgggaagtttgggcttccttgctcagaatgctgcctccgcgacccgaccccggataagcagcagcagaagaaggtgaaggtgaaggtgaaaataATTCGAAAGGAGTCGAAATTCAAAGTACTAATTTCCTCATATTGTGATATGTACTGTAGCTGTTTCTCACTGCCACAGTGTCCATCACCTTTCAACTAGAATGTGGTTACCGCCAAAGGCTCATGAATCATCGCATCTAATCTCTCACAGGACCAAAATGAGTGAATAATTTGTTGACACGTCAATCATATTTCCACTGTTAGCACATTATCGTAGGTCTTCAGGTTAATTGCCACACAGTATACACTTTTCCTGACCATTTATGGATGTTTTAATTCATGTTCATGATATagattgttgttttttatcTTTGCTCATTCAACTTTGACCACAGGAACTAGAGCAAAGACTGCGAACTTTAAGATAAGATTAAACAGAAGTGTTACATTTCCCTGTAAGGAAATTCAGTCAAAAGAAAAAGCATGAGCGCAACTGAAAAAGCAGGTCATAAAAAACATGTTACATCATCATACAGATAAAAGGCCATTGCATTTCCTATCGTTAATATTTATTATCGTACTTAATATACAACCGACGGTTTCTTTTTTGCCATTTATGGCATGATTGATGAAAATATGTATACACAGGGAAATATAATTTtcaatcaaaaatgtttttgaaaaggTGATCGTTATCATATCCGTCCATCAGGTGGCGTGAACGTGCATTTATGACGGTGAGTCAGCTGACATTgactgaagagaagaagaacaatgGCCGCCTGTGGTCTACTGCGCTGCATGACTTCTAACTTTTCTACTGTTTTGCCCCTCATAAGTCGCTCAGTCCCACGTATCTCGTCGCGGCTGGGTCCACATCCATATTTGAGAAGAACTTTAGCAACATCTTGTAGATTTTCAGCAGGTATATAtccttgttttattgtgtttaaataATGCTTGTAAGCTAACGGGGCAGGCTAGTTAGAGGGCACCAAAGCTGCTGCCTGTTTTTCCGAATTCAGTAGTGAAAATAGAAAACGTAACAGCAGTGTCGTTTTGTGTCCTAAGTAACCTTTGTTCTTCCTTGTAGCTCTTAAATTCACGGATAAGCACGAATGGGTCCGAGTAGAAGATGATGGACTGGGGACAGTTGGCATCAGCAACTTTGCACAAGTAAACAGCGACGTTCGCGTGGTGATGCGCGTCTCCCGCTGACCTTTCACCTCTTCTCCGGTTCTTCTAGGAGGCTCTGGGAGACGTGGTCTACTGTGGACTTCCAGAGGTGGGGACACAGCTGGCTCAGCAAGGTAACGGTGTCATTCCAACAGGGAGCTTCTCAGCAGAGGGATCTGTTGGCCTCTTAGATCATAGTTGGATGTcaatctttttgttttgtcactatTTAGTGTGTTTCTTCAtgtaacctttaaaaaaaaaaacattcagtattATATCACTAAAAACTTGTAACGTATTGCATAATAGAATTAAAGAAAGGTGAAGAGCAATGTCAACATATTATAAGTAGTAATATGTCGACATCAATGTTTCACAGAACAAAACTGGAATTCTTGGTTAGGTGGAGTTGTTAAACAGCGACGCAGCTTAACATGGAAATAACCTCTTCATACATGCAGTAGATGAAGTGTCTACTAAAAAACTCAGGCCCTTGATCAGTTGCTTTCTGGGCCTGCAGTAGTGGAAGAGTTCATCTCTGTGAAATGGGAGTGAGAGTTCAGATGTAACGTCCTATAACACATCAAAAGAGGAGAAGCTGTGATAGCAACTTTGATCATTGGACTGGGCGAGCATTGTGTGGCGGTAACAGGTCTTCTACCTTTTTGTTAGGTCCTCTCTAGAATGCACAGACCATCCAATCAACTTATGTTTTAACTTGTGAAAGACGTCCAAGTGTTTCCCCATTGTCCCTGGATTAATCCCTGTCATGTTTTTTCCCATCCAGATGAGTTCGGAGCTCTAGAAAGCGTGAAGGCAGCCAGCGAGCTGTACTCGCCTCTCACAGGAGAAGTTGTAGAAATCAACACACTCCTGGAGGACAAACCTGGTCTGGTCAACAAGTCCTGCTACAAAGATGGTGAGACTGGTTAAGTTTGGCGCCATTTCTTTGACGagagaaacacacctcctttagattattattattctcttcTCATTTATTACCCTGCTGTACCTGAGTCACTCCACCTGagttgtataaatatatatatatatatatatatatatatatatatatatatatatatatatacttgtttttcctcaaaataAGTTTTGTGACTACTGAATAATGATACAAATCAATACCCTGTGTAGCAACATGTCACTTCAGTTTTTCAGTGAAAGTGTAATAAAACATTTGCGACTTATACATTGAattgctgccatctagtgggcaacCAAGGACGTTAACGAAAATAAATTATCTCTAACGTCATCGGCAACTTCCAATTTCACTGTACAGTGTTACACTTTATTTACTTACTGTCCTCCTCGCAGGTTGGTTAATGAAGATGACCATTGCTAATCCCGCTGAGCTCGACTCGCTCATGGACGAAGCTGCATACGAGAGATACATCCGCTCCATCGAGGACTAACTTTGCCGCCCCAGACCTTTACTCTCCATCGCCTCTACAAAAGTGTCTGCCGCGATAAGCCACGAGAAAACTCAGCAGGCGGACCAGAAATAGAACTGTGAATTTTGAAAACCCCTCGACTACTGGACAAAACCAAGAAAATAAGTCACTGGCCTCTTCTTGTGGAGATCCAGGTCACTGACTCGTTCCTCAGTATTTTAGTTggtacgaaaaaaaaaaaaagtcggttAGATTTGCACTTTGTTTTTGATGGCATGATTGATGTTGGTCAATACTGCATGTGTGACATTTGCACTGCAGACAAAGGTCAATAAACATCTGAAAATATTGTGCCTTTCTTGTCTTTAATTCTCTTCACTTGCTGCATTTTGGGGTGACTTAAgacaggtggtcgtaatgttattGCTTATTAGTATGAACAGATTTCACTCCAACTGTTCCTGGGAAAAAACTCTTTATTGGTTTACAACACTTACGTATCACTCCAACACCATTATTGTCATGAATATTCGTCAACCAGAATGTTTGAATCCACTTTTCCTGACAAGACTAGTCCAGTGATCTTCCAGACTCTTAAACTCTTAACTTACTTTGAGGTAGATAAATAGCACCAGGAAGGTCTGAGCCTGTTCTTCAAGGGCTTCGAGGGTGTTGTTAGCCTAATTCCATTCTAGCTGCATAAAGCGAGGCAGTGATTGACAGGTCCCTCATAGACCTACAGACAACTGAGAGGCACCTCTGTACgattttggactgtgggaggaaaccggagtaggTAAGGGAAACCAAGCAATCCATGTTTGCCCCAAACCCAAATATGCCAGACGCTCTATTATAGTCAGGCTCAcagctttaaaaaataaatggtaAACAGTCagtaatgtaaacaaaaaggCTGTTGTCCCTTCATGTCACCTGTGGGAAGACACGGCTCCTCCCGGTACAATGGAGAATCTGTCTTTGGTGGTGGGGGTTCTTCTGGCTCTCCCTCgtgcagcaggaggtggaggaagtcCCTCCAGCCTGCGGAGGTCGCCCTCCagtctctccctcctctgtgcCCCTTCGTGCATCACGCTGGCAGTGAAGTCCCTCTCGTTCATGAACGCGATGGTCTCGTCTCTCTTCCGGCTCACGTATCCCTTCAGGACGGCGTTGTACGGGTTGGATGCGGCGTCCCCGTCCGGATCGTCCAGCTGATGCTTGAACTCCATGCGCGTGatgagaggcaggaggaagctGTCCGACTCCACTATACGAGATAAACCCAGGGCTTCGGAGACCAGGCGCGGGGGAAGCGGCACCAGGTCGCAGCCCGTCCTCTTGTCCACGTATTTGGAGAAGCGCTTCCGGACCAGAGCCACATCCTGCAACGACTGCGTCCGCCTCCCCTCCAGGTCCGTCACCACTCTCTCCGGATAGTTCTGGCCCAACACCACACCTGAGAAAATAATACGGCATGAGCTTTTGCTGTATTAACCTCTTCTATTCCACTGAACCCGTCATCACCGGCGCGTCGGAGCATGGAGGCGGGACACTTCCATGGCTGGTGAATGAGCTCGTCGGGCAGATCCGCCAGTTCCGGACACCACTTCCTCACGAAGGTGCCGTACGGGTCGCAGGTCATTGCGGCGTCCACCGGGTGCATGACAAAGTTCCAGTGATCCAAACCGCACATGCCGCCATTCTGCCACATCATGGCATCGATGGCGACATCTGCATCAACCAGAGTGTCCTGTGCACAAGCCATTCATATTGTTGCTTCACAACCACTTAGTAAGTTGAACCCCGGTTCCCGTTTGGGACCATATCACCAGCTGTTTCCTCTCACCTGGAACCAGCGGTAGCCCTCCTGCCACGGCAGATGCAGATATGCGATCAGGAAAGACGCCACCACGTGTCTCATGTAGTTGTTCATCCAGCCAGACAGCCACAGCTGCCTCATGGCAGCGTCCACCAGCGGGTAACCAGTGCGACCCCTCTGCCAAGCCTTCAGGTGCTTCCGCTC
It contains:
- the LOC128771436 gene encoding glycine cleavage system H protein, mitochondrial-like; translation: MAACGLLRCMTSNFSTVLPLISRSVPRISSRLGPHPYLRRTLATSCRFSAALKFTDKHEWVRVEDDGLGTVGISNFAQEALGDVVYCGLPEVGTQLAQQDEFGALESVKAASELYSPLTGEVVEINTLLEDKPGLVNKSCYKDGWLMKMTIANPAELDSLMDEAAYERYIRSIED